The Vulpes lagopus strain Blue_001 chromosome 6, ASM1834538v1, whole genome shotgun sequence genome has a segment encoding these proteins:
- the LOC121493465 gene encoding oligosaccharyltransferase complex subunit OSTC-like, translated as METLYRVPFLVLECPSLKLKKLPWVHMPLAMTVYALVVVSYFLITGGIIYDVIVEPPSVGSMTGEHGRQRPVAFLAYRVNGQYIMEGLASSFLFTMGGLGFIILDQSNAPKLNRFLLLFIGFVCVLLSFFMVEYS; from the coding sequence ATGGAGACCTTGTACCGCGTCCCATTCTTAGTGCTCGAATGCCCCAGCCTGAAGCTGAAGAAGCTGCCCTGGGTACACATGCCGTTGGCCATGACGGTGTACGCTCTGGTGGTGGTGTCTTACTTCCTCATCACTGGAGGAATAATTTATGATGTTATTGTTGAACCTCCAAGTGTTGGTTCTATGACTGGTGAACATGGACGTCAGAGACCAGTAGCTTTCTTGGCCTACAGAGTAAATGGACAATATATTATGGAAGGACTTGCATCCAGCTTCCTGTTTACAATGGGAGGTTTAGGTTTCATAATCCTGGACCAATCGAATGCACCAAAACTCAATAGATTTCTTCTTCTATTCATTGGATTCGTCTGTGTCCTATTGAGTTTTTTCATGGTAGAGTATTCATGA